One stretch of Nicotiana tabacum cultivar K326 chromosome 18, ASM71507v2, whole genome shotgun sequence DNA includes these proteins:
- the LOC107796606 gene encoding putative pentatricopeptide repeat-containing protein At1g02420 → MARIFSYKHLSIAPQTNNHFLPSSLYLLHSQSPLSTDKEVETLYRIITITQTPEGLKHSLKSSQISLSNDLIDRVLKRVRFSHSNPLQAYEFFKFAAKRKGFYHTGFSLDTMLYVLGRSRKFDKIWEVLVEMKRKDQSLITPRTFQVVLGRVAKVCSVRQTVEAFWGFKKLLKEFGVDCFNALLRALCQEKSMSDARNVYHSLKCKFRPNLQTFNILLSGWKSSEDAEGFFDEMRDLGVDPDVVSYNCLVDVYCKGREMEKAFKVVKEMREKDITPDVITYTSLIGGLGLVGQPDKARGVLKDMREYGCYPDVAAYNAAIRNFCIAKRIGDAYSLMDEMIMNGLSPNATTYNVFLRSFFWANDLRSSWSLYQRMKETWCLPSTQSCMFLIRLIRRHDKVEMALELWDDMMERGFGSYILVSDVLFDLLCDLGKLVEAERCFLQMVDKGQKPSNVSFRRIKVLMELANKQEALKVLSEKMASFGSSTQLIQDDKAEYEQSSSDFATC, encoded by the coding sequence ATGGCTCGAATTTTCTCCTACAAGCATCTCTCTATTGCCCCTCAAACGAACAACcattttcttccttcttccctcTACCTCCTCCATTCTCAATCCCCCCTTTCCACTGACAAAGAAGTTGAAACACTTTACCGCATCATAACAATAACACAAACACCAGAGGGACTAAAACATTCActcaaatcatcacaaatcagcTTATCAAACGACTTAATTGATAGAGTTCTCAAAAGGGTACGCTTTTCTCACTCAAACCCATTACAAGCTTATGAGTTCTTTAAATTTGCAGCTAAGCGTAAAGGGTTTTACCATACTGGTTTTTCTTTAGACACCATGTTGTATGTACTTGGTAGGAGTCGTAAATTTGACAAGATTTGGGAGGTTTTAGTTGAGATGAAGAGAAAAGATCAATCTTTAATAACACCCAGAACATTTCAAGTTGTTTTGGGTAGAGTTGCTAAGGTTTGTTCAGTTAGGCAAACTGTTGAGGCTTTTTGGGGCTTCAAAAAACTGTTGAAAGAGTTTGGTGTTGATTGTTTTAATGCATTGTTGAGGGCTTTGTGTCAGGAGAAGAGCATGAGTGATGCAAGGAATGTGTACCATAGCTTGAAATGTAAGTTTAGGCCAAATTTGCAGACTTTTAATATACTTTTGTCCGGTTGGAAGTCGTCGGAGGACGCAGAAGGATTTTTTGATGAGATGAGGGATTTGGGTGTTGATCCGGATGTTGTTTCATATAATTGTTTGGTGGATGTGTATTGCAAAGGGAGAGAGATGGAGAAGGCATTTAAGGTGGTGAAGGAGATGAGAGAGAAGGATATTACTCCCGATGTGATAACTTATACGAGTTTAATTGGAGGGTTGGGGTTGGTTGGACAACCCGATAAGGCGAGGGGTGTTTTGAAGGATATGAGGGAGTATGGATGTTACCCGGATGTGGCAGCTTATAATGCTGCAATTAGGAACTTCTGCATTGCGAAGAGGATTGGGGACGCATACAGTTTGATGGATGAGATGATAATGAATGGCTTGAGCCCCAACGCTACTACTTATAACGTGTTCTTAAGGTCATTTTTTTGGGCAAATGATTTGAGAAGTTCGTGGAGTTTGTACCAGAGGATGAAGGAGACTTGGTGCTTACCGAGTACACAGTCATGTATGTTTTTGATCAGGTTGATCAGGAGACATGATAAGGTGGAGATGGCACTTGAGTTGTGGGATGACATGATGGAGAGAGGATTCGGCTCGTATATTTTGGTCTCTGATGTTTTGTTTGATTTGCTTTGTGATCTGGGGAAGTTGGTGGAGGCAGAAAGATGTTTCTTGCAAATGGTGGATAAAGGGCAAAAGCCAAGTAATGTTTCTTTTAGGAGGATCAAGGTGCTTATGGAATTGGCTAATAAACAAGAGGCTCTTAAGGTTTTGTCAGAAAAGATGGCTTCGTTTGGTTCCTCCACCCAACTGATCCAAGATGATAAAGCAGAATATGAACAATCAAGTTCTGACTTTGCAACCTGCTGA